The genome window GATATCTTATTAACGGTAGAATCAAACATAATACTCAAGAACGAATTCAGATCGAAAATAAGAAATTCTTCAATATGAAGATGCCATCTTCATTCCCATACTCTGGATGAAACTGCACCCCATATATCCTCTTACTCTTATGTGAGAAGATCTCATTTTCACATACGTTGGAATAGGCGAGTGATTCGAGAGCATCCGGTAGCCTCGATACTTTAAAGATATGTGATTCATATACGTATATGCGTGATCTATTCGATGTCAGAGGATTCTCCTTCCTCACAATTACCTCCCTAAATCCTTTAAAGAATTCGTTCATCCTCATCAAAGTACCACCGAAGTATGTAGCTATGATCTCGGCACCGTAACATATACCGAGGGTCGGTATATCCTCCCTCTCTATCATCCTTAAGATCCTCAGATTCGCTCTGCTGATATCCTTCGACATAACCATCCTACCACTCAAGATGACCTTGGAGTATCTATTCAAATCCACCTCTGAATCGTACCTTTTGATCGTAAACTCTACATTTAACCTTCTTAAGATCTCCTCCAAGTTCGATATCAATGATGATAGATTATTTATGATCAGGAGCCTCATACTCGTTAGATGGTTAATCTTAAGGTTTTAAGGTTTAAATCTTTAGATCGATTATATCTTTAACTTCCATCTAATAGCGTAATGGAATAATGGATTTTAGCATTAGAGCATCGCGATAAATTGGCAAAGACTTTGGACTTTAACCAGAAGTATCGATTCGCTGAATATTTTGTGCAAATGTATCAGATTGCAACTTCATACTCATATAACACATGGCACCATGGTGCCATGGTGCGCTCCCACCATCGTGCTCTCCGAAATTCTATAAATATTCCATCAGCCTTCCCTTTCACAAGTGATGAGCTCTGAGCTCGGAAGTTTAGAAGGCAGTTGGAGCGAACCTAAACAATTGGACCGTTTGGTTAGGAAGCTTTTAAATCGTGCGATGCGAGAGATTCATCTAAGAACTGTCAAGAAGAATAAGCACCATAACTACAATAACTACGATGAGCACAATAACTACAATAGGCATAATGAGCATAATAGGCATAATGGGCACCATTCTAAGAATGAAATCAAGGGTTTGAAAAGGTTTTCACTATGATCGATTTTTCGAAGTTTAAGAAGGGCGATGTGTTGGCTGTAGGTTGGAGTGATGCGAGTGTAAGTAAGGGTGTGAGAATCAATAGACCGATACCTAATAAAACTCTGGATACACCTCAATTCGACGTAGGTTTCTTCGCTGGTATCTTCAAGGGTTTGAGCAGTAAGCGCTCCTACGTCGTCCTAGTGAATGAAATTACCGATTATGCGATAGGCAAGTGGGTTACGATTCCTTGCTCTATAATCGATAAAGTCTACTTCATCGGTAACTGCCCCGATGATCTTTTAGATATCATTACAAATATCCCAGAGAAGGTCGTCAAGAAGGTTATGCGTTCGATCAAGTATGGTTTGAAGTTTAGGCACGATTCGATCCGTTTAAGGAGTATAGAGGAAGGATGAAGGATGAATGGTGGTGGTAAGAGATATGTCTGAAAGAGTGAAAAGAGTGATAGAGAAGAAGCCCAGACAGATCATAAAGACACCTAGGCTGGAGTTGAGGTTAAGTGAGAGGGATTATCGGGGTATTCTGGCATTTATGCTGGTAATCGGTCTGATAATTCTTCTCATGAAGGGCGATCTTCAAGGTGCTAATGTGTTGGGACCTTTAGCGGGTGCCTCAATAGGTTGGTATTTCTCAAGAAGGAGGAGGTGAAGAAAGTGAATGTGAGTCAATCCAATCGACCTGATCAAATTAATCAAATCGATCAAATTAATCAAATTAATCAAATCGATGAAGTTGAGTATAGGGCTTATCGAATCATACTCAGGGAACTTATGCGATTGAGTGAAATTACTCAAAAAAGATCGGTGAATAAAGAGGTTCGAAGAGAAGAGAAGGATATAGAGGATAAGGCGATTGAAACGAATAAGAAGGCAATCATTGAAAGATCTAAAGACTTCATCGAAAAGGCGAGGGTGTGGAGCGGTCAGAATGAGCTCGCTAGCTTACTTGCTTGGCAGCTCTATATAAAGGCCCAAGCTTACCTTGAACAAGATGATACCAAGAATGCACAGAAATTCTACAATCTGATGATGAGAGCATTGAAGTTGAGCCAGAAGGCTTTAGAGAGATTCGATCTGGATGAGTTTGAGAGGAGGCTTAAGAAGTTGGAGATGCAGAGTGGCGAGTCTTAATACCTTAATGAATTTTGTTCCAGATCCTTGATTTGGTGCTAGATTTGGTGTCAGATTTGGTGTCAGATTTTTTAAGAAAAAATAATTTTTTTCTCACACGAGCAGCACTGAAGATACCAAATCTGACAAGCCACATATGTAGAATCTACCGAAGGGGGATGCACTCCCTATGGAGGAGGTTGGAGAAGCTCGAGGTTATAGAGCTTGAGCGTGATGAGAAGAGCATGGTGTATGAATGTGCGAAGATACTGGCAGATATTTCAAATCTGCCTAGAAATGCGACCTATAGGCGAATCATTCCTAAGTGCGAAGAAGAGTTAAATGCTGTAAAAGAGCTCTATGAAAAAATTCATGATAAATCTCTTCATGAGCTCCTAAATCCTTTGACCTTCTGTAGAACATTCCTCAACTGGAACCCTCTATCGTATCAGATCGCTTTACTGAATGATACATCGAAACAGATAGTGGTGAGGTGGACGAGGCAGTCTGGTAAGACTACGACCTTTGCAGCAAAATCATTATTCTTCTGCATAACAAAACCGAATAGCCAAGCATTAATCACATCACCCGGCTTAAGGCAGAGTATGATCGTGAGCGATAAGATAGAGGAGATCATCAATAAAATGAATGCTGTAGCGAGGAGGGCATGGATTAAAAAGGTTCAGCGCCAGACGATCACTTTTCACAATGGTTCTAGAGTGAAGGCATTGCCATACTCGTTACATAGGTTAAGGGGAGAGACCTGTGATCTAATATTCGTCGATGAGGCATCATTTATCAGAGATGATGAGATTCTATTTGATAGTATATTGAAGCCTATGCTAGCTACGAGATGGCAGAGGGGTGCACAGATCATAGTATCATCGACACCGTGGGGTAAGAATACGATGTTTTATCGCTTCTGCGAAGATCCTATAGTAGCGAAGGATTGGAGCCAACATCATATTACATGGAGGGATGCGGTGAAGGAAGGATTGATACCCTTAGAGTTCATCGAGGCCCAAAGAAGATCCATATCTACGGAGAGGTTTCAAAGAGAGTATGAAGCAGAGTTCGTTGAAGATCACGATTCTTACCTGACTCAAGACCTCATCGCCAGATGCCAAGATCCAGAGTTGGAGTACTGGAGTTTTGATCATTTCATTAAGGATAAGGAGTTGTATGCGGGCATAGATCTGGGGAAGAAGCACGATTATTCAGTGATCGCGGTACTGGAGAAGGATCACTTTCACGAGGATTATCCACTTAAGCTGGTACATCTGAAGAGGTTCGAGCTCGATACCCCTTACGCTTCAGTGATAGGCTATATGAAGATACTATCGGAGCGGTGGAAGATATTCCATAGGATCTGTGTGGATCAGAGTGGTGTAGGTGAGTATATTGTGGAGGATATGAGGAATGCGGGTATAGAGAATATTGAGGGTGTTGTATTGACGATGCAGAAGAAGGAGGAGGTTTTGGGTTATTTGAAGCAGGTTATGCTCGAATCGAAATTAAAGTTGCCATACGATGAAGATCTAATCATTGAGATGAATATCGAAAAGTACGAATTGACAAAGGATGGTCATATTAAATTCTCGCATCCTGAGCATTGTCACGATGATCGCTTATGGGCTCTGGCTTTAGCGGTATATGCGAGTAGGGGTAAAGAATCTTCGGGTATGATTATGCCAGTATGAGGCTCTTCATCAGACTAAAGGAACCGAAGAGGGTCTTTAAGGTCGATAAGTGCTTCTCGACACGATCTATCATTACAGATAGGACCGTAGAGGTCTCGGAAATCTTTGGCATTGGTGTGGATGAAGAGAAGGTATTCGATGTGTACAAAGGATTCACCATCGATATCAACAGAGGCGATATCATCTATATAACGGGTGATAGCGGAGGAGGAAAGTCTATACTCCTCAAGGAGCTGGCGGAGCAGATGAACGAATATGAAGAATTTAAAGATGTGATGCTCGATAGATCGGTGGAGCCTATAATACTCAGAGACTTCGCAGATAGACCGCTCATCGATTGCGTTGGTAGAGATACCAATGAAGCGCTCAATATTCTGAGCATGGCCGGCTTGAATGAAGCATTCCTCTTCCTTCGCCGATACTCGGAATTATCGGATGGGCAGAAGTACCGCTTTAGAGTTGCGTGGATGATGGATCAACACAATGTAAAGACTTGGGTATTCGATGATTTTACAGCCTTGCTCGATAGAGTTACGGCGAAGGTCCTAGCGTACTGTGTGCAGAAGGTAGCAAGGAGGTTGGGGAAGACGCTACTCGTGGCTACGACTCATAGAGATCTGCTCGAGGATCTGAATCCAAATATCTATATAGATAAGAGGTTTGGGAGCGAGGTTCGTGTGAAGATCCTTCAACCCACGCCGAGGGAATGTAGTATATTGAGGGATGTGAAGATAGTCGAGGGTTCGAGGAGGGATTACGAGGCTCTGGAGCAGTTCCATTATAGAAGCTATTCACCACTACCGAGCTTCGTCAATAGATTCTACGTGGCGAAGATGGATGATGAAATCATCGGTGTAATAGCCTACGGCCCTCCCTACTGGAATATCAGAGCGAGGAATCTGATCCTTCCACAGTACAATATCACACCAATATCGGAGAGGTTGAGGCTCATAAATAGAGACTTCTCGAGGATCTGGAGGGTGATAGTGGCACCGAAGTACCGTAGTATAGGTCTAGGGATAAAGCTGGTAAAGGAGACACTACCCTTAATCGATAAGCCCTACATCGAGGTCTACGCTGTGATGGCCAAGTATAATCCATTCTTTGAGAAGGCTGGTATGATACCCGTTGAGACTGAAGTCGATAAAGATTATGAGAAGATTCTCGCAAAGCTTCAGAGGATGGGCTTCGATCTAAAGCTCCTCGGGAGTAAAAGGTATAACCTTAATGTGATCAACAATCTATCGAGTGAAGAGATCGAGGAATTAAAGGCGATCATACTCAGAGGATTTTCAGCACCGAGGTTTAGGGGTAAGCGTCTAGTTACATTGGCAGTAAAAGGTGATAAGGATGCGATGGCCGAGGTCTTAAGGCGCCATCGGTTGAACCCCCTCTACCTCATATGGAAGAATCCGAAGTTTAAAGAATATCCAGACCCCCTAATTCTAAAACGTTAGACCTTAAGAGCGATTCGCTACTTCTATACATCGATCCAAATAACCATCAATACCCATCTAGGATTTTATAGAATCCCTTTCTACATACTTAATACTTACTCAACATCTTGATATTCTATTCAGATCTGATGAAGTTGCCATTCTATGGATTCATTATATCATCATAATGATATCAATACCATTATCATTATCATTAGATGCTACCTTG of Nitrososphaerales archaeon contains these proteins:
- a CDS encoding GNAT family N-acetyltransferase, with the translated sequence MRLFIRLKEPKRVFKVDKCFSTRSIITDRTVEVSEIFGIGVDEEKVFDVYKGFTIDINRGDIIYITGDSGGGKSILLKELAEQMNEYEEFKDVMLDRSVEPIILRDFADRPLIDCVGRDTNEALNILSMAGLNEAFLFLRRYSELSDGQKYRFRVAWMMDQHNVKTWVFDDFTALLDRVTAKVLAYCVQKVARRLGKTLLVATTHRDLLEDLNPNIYIDKRFGSEVRVKILQPTPRECSILRDVKIVEGSRRDYEALEQFHYRSYSPLPSFVNRFYVAKMDDEIIGVIAYGPPYWNIRARNLILPQYNITPISERLRLINRDFSRIWRVIVAPKYRSIGLGIKLVKETLPLIDKPYIEVYAVMAKYNPFFEKAGMIPVETEVDKDYEKILAKLQRMGFDLKLLGSKRYNLNVINNLSSEEIEELKAIILRGFSAPRFRGKRLVTLAVKGDKDAMAEVLRRHRLNPLYLIWKNPKFKEYPDPLILKR
- a CDS encoding terminase family protein — encoded protein: MHSLWRRLEKLEVIELERDEKSMVYECAKILADISNLPRNATYRRIIPKCEEELNAVKELYEKIHDKSLHELLNPLTFCRTFLNWNPLSYQIALLNDTSKQIVVRWTRQSGKTTTFAAKSLFFCITKPNSQALITSPGLRQSMIVSDKIEEIINKMNAVARRAWIKKVQRQTITFHNGSRVKALPYSLHRLRGETCDLIFVDEASFIRDDEILFDSILKPMLATRWQRGAQIIVSSTPWGKNTMFYRFCEDPIVAKDWSQHHITWRDAVKEGLIPLEFIEAQRRSISTERFQREYEAEFVEDHDSYLTQDLIARCQDPELEYWSFDHFIKDKELYAGIDLGKKHDYSVIAVLEKDHFHEDYPLKLVHLKRFELDTPYASVIGYMKILSERWKIFHRICVDQSGVGEYIVEDMRNAGIENIEGVVLTMQKKEEVLGYLKQVMLESKLKLPYDEDLIIEMNIEKYELTKDGHIKFSHPEHCHDDRLWALALAVYASRGKESSGMIMPV
- a CDS encoding gamma-glutamyl-gamma-aminobutyrate hydrolase family protein (Members of this family of hydrolases with an active site Cys residue belong to MEROPS family C26.); translated protein: MRLLIINNLSSLISNLEEILRRLNVEFTIKRYDSEVDLNRYSKVILSGRMVMSKDISRANLRILRMIEREDIPTLGICYGAEIIATYFGGTLMRMNEFFKGFREVIVRKENPLTSNRSRIYVYESHIFKVSRLPDALESLAYSNVCENEIFSHKSKRIYGVQFHPEYGNEDGIFILKNFLFSI